The genomic region TGGTCTCTCACTGGCCGAGCATATGTCACTTCTGGTCGATCGGCTTTCGCGGAGCCGGGTGCTAGTCTCCGGTCACTTGCAGGAGAGGCCACCGGCAGCGGGCGGGTGACGGACACCTGAAATTGACCTGCGGAAAGCGTTCTCTTGCGGAAGCTCAGCGGAGTTGCTCTGGTCTCGATTGTCTGCGCGCTGCTCGGTGCCCAATCGGCTGACGTTGCCACCCCGACTTCGCCGTCGATACGAGGGGCGGCCGGGGCGGTCGGCTGGCGCGACTGCGGGGAGGACCTCGAGTGCGCGACCGTGTGGGTTCCCCTCGATTGGGATCGCCCGGACGGGCGCCAAATCAAACTTGCGGTGATTCGTCACCTGGCCAGCCGACCCGGAAAACGCATCGGCTCGCTGTTCATCAATCCCGGAGGCCCCGGCGGCTCGGTCGATGAAGTACGGGCCGATGGGGAGAACCTCGATTCCACCGGCCGCGGGCGCTTCAATGTCGTCGGCTGGGACATCCGCGGGGCTGGCGCCAGTAGGCACGTGCGCTGCTTTCGTAACGAGCGGAGCGGATCGAGGTTCTTCCATAACTGGTTGATCCCGACTACCCGCCGAGCCTCACTGGAAATGGTGGACAAAACTGCCAGGCTGTCGCGGCGTTGCGGGCGATTGAGTGGCAGGCTGCTTCGGCACATGTCAACCGCCGACACGGCACGCGACCTCGACTACCTGCGACGGCTGGTCGGAGACCAGCGGCTGACCTACCTGGGCATCTCCGGGGGGACGTTCATCGGTCAGACCTACGCGAACATGTTCCCGCGCCGGGTGCGGGCGATGGTCCTCGACGGGGTCCTCGATCCGGTCGCCTACACGAAGGGCACGAAGGCCAACTACGTGAATGAGCTCAGATATGCCGATCGCGCCTTTGCCGGCTTTCTGTCCCTCTGTGAGAGCGCCGGGCCCGCGCGCTGCGATCTCGCCGGCCACGGCCCCGTCGCCCCCCGCGTCGAAGGCCTTTTCTCGCGGCTGCGCCGGGCGCCGATCCCGGCACCAGGGTCCCCGGCCGGTGAGCTCACCTACGGTGACGCCCTCTCGGCGATCGTTGTCAACATGAGCGGCTCCCCGGGAAGCTGGCCGGAGTTCGCGGCCGCCATCGAGAGCGCCGCGGAGGGGAACGGATCGAAGCTCGCGGCCGCGGGCCGGGCGCTGACCAGTGCGTTCTCGTCGGCGAGTACGGCACCCGGACTGCCGGCGATCGGACTCACCTGTGCCGACAGCCCGGTGCACCAGAGCCCGCGCGCCTGGCGATCGGTCGTGCGTCGACTAACGCAGGTCAGCTTCAGCTACGGACCGGTGCTCAGCTGGTGGCGGTGGGCGCCATGTGCATCGTGGCCGGCTCGCAGCGCCGATCGATATACCGGCCCGTGGGACGCCGTGACGAAGAATCCGATCCTGGTGATCGGGACCCGCTTCGATCCGAACACGCCGTACGCGGACGCCCGTCGCACTGCGCGACGGCTCGGCAACGCAGTCCTGCTTACCCACGACGGCTACAGCCACACGAGCCGCAACGACCCCAGCACCTGTGTAAAGCGCGCAATGACGGTCTACCTGATCCGGATCGTCACGCCACGATCCGGCACGATCTGTCCCTCCGACCGGCAACCCTTCGACCCCGACTTCGGCAAGCCGTTGGCAGTCCCCTGATTAGCCCACCCGGTGGTTGGGCGTCAGGTACTCGGAGATGATCGTGAACAACTTCTGACTGTAGTTCGTGCCGGTGGCGGCAGCGCGCCTGCCGTTGGTCACGGTGAGTGCGAGCGAGATCCTCCTCGAGGGCAGATAGCCGGCGATCGCCGTGTAGCCGTTCAGCTCCGGGTTCTGGAACGCCCAGCCGTTCGATACGAGGATCCCGAGTCCGTAATAGAAATCCTCATTGAAGGGACCGAGGCCGGCGGTGATCGGCGCGAAGCGCTCGCGCGAGGCTTTCTTCGAGATCAGGGCCCCGGTACCGAAAGCCTTGGCGGCTTTGATCATGTCGCCAATGGTCGCGGTCATGATCGTGCTCTTGCCGATCGTCCACGACGGGCTCCAGGAGGTCGAGTCTTCATAGGGGCCCCGATCGGAGCCGTAGGCGTGCAGCGTCGGGGCCGGGATCTCCGGGAACGCCGAGATCTTCGTCTGGCGCACCCCGAGAGGCCTCAGTACGCGCTTCCGCATGAGCCTGCCGACGGGTTGGCCGGTGACCTTGCCGATGACTCGCTCGATGATCACGAAGTTGGTGTGGGCGTAGGAGAAGCACTTCCCCGGAGCGCAGGCGTCCTCCCGGGCGAATGCGGCATCGACCAGCTCCTGCGTCTTCCATTGCCGGAACGGGTTGTCGAGGAATGCGTCAATGAAAACGGGATTGCCCTGGATCCAGTCGGGATAGCCGGAAGTGCTGCTCGCCAGCATCCTCAGAGTGACTTCATCGGCGTTGGGCAGATCGGGAAACCACTTCGAAACCCGGTCGTCAAGCGAGAGCCGGTCCCTGTCCTGGAGCTGAAGCAGCAAGTCGACCAGGTACGGGATCGCGATCGAGCCGATCCGGAAGTGCATCCGGTGGTTCGCCGCCTGCCCCGCCATTGAATTGCCGATTGCCGACTTGCCGACTGTGCGGCTTCCGATATCGACGCGCACGAGCGCCGCCCGCAGACCGTCCTCACGGGCGGCCTGCCTTACCAGTGTGTCGATTCTCCGGTCCACCACAGCTCGAGACGTGCAACCCAAAGCTGTCCGGATCTTCCCAGCCGTGCAGTTGCCCGGCGGTGCGGCCGAAGTCATGCCCGGCGTGGCGATAAGAAGACCGAGGGACACGGCCGCGAAGCCGAGGGCGCTCATCAGGGCTGGCTGCGCTAGACGACGTCGAACCGGGTCCGGCGCGGCAGTCGCTTCAATCTCCATTGTGAGGCCTACGGGTGGCGATGAATCGGCGGGGCGAACGCAACGAGGGTGAGCCCGCGGTTTCGACCGAGCGGGCGCTGGAACTTCCGCGCCAACTGCTGCATGACTTCGAGTAACAAGACGTCGGCGCTCCTCGGTGGCTTGCCTGATGGGCCGAACCTACCATGATGTCGCCGGTTCGATCCCGGCCCTCGCCATTTCGCCCGGCGAAACAAACCCTCGACTTATTTCGTGTGCACAGAGGACCTCGCCACCGCTTCCTCTTCCGCCCGGACGCCTTCCCGAAAAGCATCGCCGCTGAGATCGCGGTCTAGGAGCGCGCGATCTTCGTCGCGACCACGTCGGGGCGTTCTACGTGAGACAGGTGCCCGGTACCACGAAACCGAAGGTCACTGGTTCGAATCCAGTCGGGCGCACTTTCGATCTGGCGTGAGCATTGCGAAAGCCCCGAGCGGCCTCTCGAAATCCTGTCGAAAGGGTGCAGTCATGCGGACAGGCAAGCACTTTCAACGCGACCCTGGAATTGTGAGACTGAACGCTGTACGCTAACGTCGTTGGTTCGAAAAGCGACAAAGGGGACCGCTGTGCTGGTGAGTCGGGGAATTGAACGGAGTGATCTGCGCATGGCACAGATCGCCCGAATCACGGTTTTATTTCTGTTCGCGGCATTGGCCCTGCTGAGCCTCGTGCCGGAACAGTCCGAGGCGGGCAGGGACGTGAGGCTGCTGGCCAGGAACACGACCCAATCTCCGTTCAAGGTCTTCGGCGAGACCAACAATTGTTGGCAGGATGGCGGCTTCCTGCCGAGCCGCGCGCCCGTGGTTCCCGCGAAGTACGGCGAGGAGACCCAGATCAACGGTGAGCTGACCGCGGGCGGGTCGTGCATCGACGATCCCAGCTGGACCACGATCGACCTCGCCTTCGACCTGCCCGGACTCGGATACCAGCCTTCGGCCAGCCGGGCCCAGGCCTACCCGACCGCGGACTCCCCCGTCGGCTGGTCGATCTGGTTCGACGACCGTCTCAACATGCACTCCCAGCCGACCAAGTGGCTGCCCGTGAATCCCACCCAGGTCGGCAGCGCCGGTCCCGGCGGGCTCTACTGCATCTCCCAGTACGACGGCAACCGGGACACGATCAACATGGAAGGCAAGCCGAAGCCCGACTGTTCGGCCGGGATCTCGCGCCACCCGGACGGGGTGCGCAAGGCCAAGGGTCTGCGACCCGCCAAGGCCGGGCCGGGCAAGCTCACCGACGGCCAGCAAGTCGTCTACGACGTCTTCACCATGGGACGCGCCGCCTGCGAGATGCTGAATCCGGGCCGTGCCTGGCGAGATGCCGGCTGCAACGAGATCGACCAGGCGCCCAAGTGGGACCTGGACAACCTCACCGCGGATGTCCGCGACACCAAGGCCGAAGGTGACGCCAAGGTGATCCGGAGCTACAAGAAGATCGTCGATCAGAACGAGCCCAACCCGACCGATGTCGCCGGTTCTCTCAACTACAACCTCTCGTACGCGAAGACGCGCACCACCTCGAACTCGACCGGCTTCGGCTACAAGTTCGGCGAGAAGTTCTCGATCAAGTCAGGGCTGAAGATCCCGGTGATCTCCGGTGAGACCTCGGCCGAGTTCTCGTCCGAGCAGAACTGGAGCGATACCAAGACGACAACCGACACCCTCACCGAGACGATCTCGAACGGCGCCACCCAGCCGACCCAGCCCCACGGCCGCACCTACGTGCTCGCCTTCCAGGCCAAGGGTGATCTCAACTTCAACTTCAGTGCCGATTTGACCGCCGGCAAGAAGAACACCGCCGAGTCGATCAAGACCCCGATGGCCCGATCGCTCGGCATGACCGCGGCCCGGGTCAACCCATGCCTCGGCTACATGGTCGGCAGCCAGGACCCGAGCAGCCTGCAGGGCCTGGCCAGGCTCGCCGCCGCCCGTGGGCTCAGCCCCCAGACCGCCGGCCTGCCGGACAACCAGAAGGCCTACCTGCGGGCGATGCCCGGCTTCAGTGTCGCCGCGGACGATAATTGCCCCGGATTCCCCGACGGGTACCCGGGACAGTCTTCGTTCAAGGGCACCGGTTCGGCGACCGGCAGCTCGGCCGGCCCCATGGATGTGTCGTGGGATCCCGGACTCGGAGCGATCACGACCTGCGTCTACTTCGAGAAGGACAAGACCTCTGAGGCTCCGGCCGTTCAGGCACCCTTCGATCCCTGCGCAGCCGGTCCCCACCCGCCGGGCGCCGTCGTCAACGGCAACGATTCGGCGCCGGGAGCGACCCTGCGCGCCGGAGACGGTGGCACCCTGATTCTGGCCAACGATGAGCCCGCTTCCGGCAATCTCAAAGTTCCAGGTGGCGAGTCGGTCGGTGGTTCCGGTCACGATGTCCTCCAGGGCAGTGAGTACGGCGAGCGCCTGGACGGCGGTCCCGGTGACGACATCGTCATGGGCGAAGCCGGCTCCGACGAGCTCGATGGTGGCGCCGGAGACGACTCGCTCTCGGCCGGCCCCGGCGACGACCTGCTGAGCGATGCCGTCGGCGACAATGGACTGCTCGGCGAGGACGGAGACGACACACTCACCAGCTCGAAGAGTGCCGGTGGCGGCATGATGGGCGGCGTCGGAAACGACACTCTGATCATGAACGGCAAGGGTCCGGTGACCCTGGTCGGCGGCGAGGGTAACGACCGCTTCCGTTTGAACGCCGGAGCCCGCCCGGGCAGCGTCGTCGAGCTGGACGATGAGGGCATCGACACGGTCGACACCGAGCGTTCGATCGACCTTCCGGTCAACGTCGAACGCGGCCGCGTCGTCAGCTCGAAGCCCGTGAACCTGAAAGCGGGCATTGGCAGCCAATCCCTGGCCGGCGGCTCCGGCGCCAATCTGCTGAACGCCGGCGCCGGCTCCGACCTCGTCGAAGGCAAGGCCGGAAACGACCGGCTGATCCTTGGCAACGGTGGGTTCGATCTCGCCCGCGGCGGCAAGGGCGCGGACCAGTTCGTGGTCCGGACCGCTCGCGCGCCCAAGCTGAGCACCCAGATCGGCCGCGACTTCCGCGGAGCGGCATCGGCCCACACCGTCGCCGACCTGAAACCCAGTCAGGGCGACCGCCTGGTGCTTTCGGTGAAGACTTACGGCAAGGCGATCAAGAAGATGCGGCGTAACTTCAAGGTCACCTTCGGCAACCGCCCGAAGGGTGGGGGAGCCCAGTTCCTCTTCCTACCCGGCCGCAAGCTCCTCAGCTTCGATCCCGACGGACGGGGCGGAGCGGTGGCGAGTGTCGTGGCGATCCTGAAGGGTCACGACAGCGTTCCGCGGAAGGCGATCAGGATCGTCGGCAAGTAGCTCGAACCGAATCAGGCGGGACGGGGCCTCCGGCGAAGCTCCGAGCGGTTTCTTTGAGTCGTCAATCCGCTGGTACGCTGGGCAGATGCTCAGCACCAACGACGCGACGTCCTAGTGAAGGGATTGGCAGGCGTACTGCTGGTTGCAGGAGCGCTGGTTGGGACGGTCGCACCGGCTTCTGCCACTGATCAACCCCCGGACCGTGGCCCAGCGAGCATGAGAGCTTCCAAACCGAAAGTCGTGTGTCTGAACTACACCTCTGGGAACTTTACCTACCGGAAGAGGCCCCACCGCTGCGACTACTATGACGCCCGCGCGCCAGGGTCGGAAATTGTCGGTTCAGCGGTCTTTCCGACCAAGAAGGTCAGGTGGCCGCATTGGGGTCACAAAACCGCTCTTGGCCGAGGGAAATATCACGAAGCAGGCGGATGGCTTCCGATGCGCGTGAAGCTGAGTCGGCCGAGGGTTGCCTGCGGTCAGCGAGTCTTTACAAGAATTCGGATCAACCTGAAGACTTGTAGAGGGGGGTGGAACGGATGGGTCAGCCGGACCACGATCGAGCGGTGCACCTGGAATGACTCTTTGCAATAGTGCAGCACCCGTGTTAACGTGAATAGAGAGGTCGATATCGGCTTCGGTCATGGAGTGAAGCTGGCAACCGAAGGGGCGGAAGCGGTGGCATGAGTGTTCTTGGCGTGAGGCGCATGACTCTTCAGGCATTCCTGGTTGGGGTGCTTCTGCTTCTGGGCACGGGATCCGCCGCATCCGCCGAATCTCCTGACCCCATGTCGGCTTCGTTGACGGCGGCGGTCGGTCCCTCCGGGTTCGGCGGCGACTGGGCGGCCACGCGGGACTGGGGGATCCCCCCATGCAGGTGCGAGGGCGTGCGCGGCCCGCGAGGCTGGTCGGGTCCCCGGGGTCCGAAGGGCAAGACTGGTGCTCGGGGCCCCAAGGGCAAGGCCGGGGCTCGGGGTGCGACGGGAGCAGCCGGTACCGCCGGAGCAACTGGTCCGAGCGGTCCGGCGGGTATCGTCGGCGCAACCGGTCCAATCGGACCAATCGGTCCGACAGGTATCGCCGGCGCAACCGGTCCGACCGGGCAGGTTGGAGTAACGGGAGAAACAGGAGCGACCGGCGCATCCGCCCAGTCCGAATACGCCTACA from Thermoleophilia bacterium harbors:
- a CDS encoding alpha/beta fold hydrolase; protein product: MRKLSGVALVSIVCALLGAQSADVATPTSPSIRGAAGAVGWRDCGEDLECATVWVPLDWDRPDGRQIKLAVIRHLASRPGKRIGSLFINPGGPGGSVDEVRADGENLDSTGRGRFNVVGWDIRGAGASRHVRCFRNERSGSRFFHNWLIPTTRRASLEMVDKTARLSRRCGRLSGRLLRHMSTADTARDLDYLRRLVGDQRLTYLGISGGTFIGQTYANMFPRRVRAMVLDGVLDPVAYTKGTKANYVNELRYADRAFAGFLSLCESAGPARCDLAGHGPVAPRVEGLFSRLRRAPIPAPGSPAGELTYGDALSAIVVNMSGSPGSWPEFAAAIESAAEGNGSKLAAAGRALTSAFSSASTAPGLPAIGLTCADSPVHQSPRAWRSVVRRLTQVSFSYGPVLSWWRWAPCASWPARSADRYTGPWDAVTKNPILVIGTRFDPNTPYADARRTARRLGNAVLLTHDGYSHTSRNDPSTCVKRAMTVYLIRIVTPRSGTICPSDRQPFDPDFGKPLAVP
- a CDS encoding beta-lactamase family protein, encoding MDRRIDTLVRQAAREDGLRAALVRVDIGSRTVGKSAIGNSMAGQAANHRMHFRIGSIAIPYLVDLLLQLQDRDRLSLDDRVSKWFPDLPNADEVTLRMLASSTSGYPDWIQGNPVFIDAFLDNPFRQWKTQELVDAAFAREDACAPGKCFSYAHTNFVIIERVIGKVTGQPVGRLMRKRVLRPLGVRQTKISAFPEIPAPTLHAYGSDRGPYEDSTSWSPSWTIGKSTIMTATIGDMIKAAKAFGTGALISKKASRERFAPITAGLGPFNEDFYYGLGILVSNGWAFQNPELNGYTAIAGYLPSRRISLALTVTNGRRAAATGTNYSQKLFTIISEYLTPNHRVG
- a CDS encoding aerolysin family beta-barrel pore-forming toxin: MSRGIERSDLRMAQIARITVLFLFAALALLSLVPEQSEAGRDVRLLARNTTQSPFKVFGETNNCWQDGGFLPSRAPVVPAKYGEETQINGELTAGGSCIDDPSWTTIDLAFDLPGLGYQPSASRAQAYPTADSPVGWSIWFDDRLNMHSQPTKWLPVNPTQVGSAGPGGLYCISQYDGNRDTINMEGKPKPDCSAGISRHPDGVRKAKGLRPAKAGPGKLTDGQQVVYDVFTMGRAACEMLNPGRAWRDAGCNEIDQAPKWDLDNLTADVRDTKAEGDAKVIRSYKKIVDQNEPNPTDVAGSLNYNLSYAKTRTTSNSTGFGYKFGEKFSIKSGLKIPVISGETSAEFSSEQNWSDTKTTTDTLTETISNGATQPTQPHGRTYVLAFQAKGDLNFNFSADLTAGKKNTAESIKTPMARSLGMTAARVNPCLGYMVGSQDPSSLQGLARLAAARGLSPQTAGLPDNQKAYLRAMPGFSVAADDNCPGFPDGYPGQSSFKGTGSATGSSAGPMDVSWDPGLGAITTCVYFEKDKTSEAPAVQAPFDPCAAGPHPPGAVVNGNDSAPGATLRAGDGGTLILANDEPASGNLKVPGGESVGGSGHDVLQGSEYGERLDGGPGDDIVMGEAGSDELDGGAGDDSLSAGPGDDLLSDAVGDNGLLGEDGDDTLTSSKSAGGGMMGGVGNDTLIMNGKGPVTLVGGEGNDRFRLNAGARPGSVVELDDEGIDTVDTERSIDLPVNVERGRVVSSKPVNLKAGIGSQSLAGGSGANLLNAGAGSDLVEGKAGNDRLILGNGGFDLARGGKGADQFVVRTARAPKLSTQIGRDFRGAASAHTVADLKPSQGDRLVLSVKTYGKAIKKMRRNFKVTFGNRPKGGGAQFLFLPGRKLLSFDPDGRGGAVASVVAILKGHDSVPRKAIRIVGK
- a CDS encoding collagen-like protein, with the protein product MSVLGVRRMTLQAFLVGVLLLLGTGSAASAESPDPMSASLTAAVGPSGFGGDWAATRDWGIPPCRCEGVRGPRGWSGPRGPKGKTGARGPKGKAGARGATGAAGTAGATGPSGPAGIVGATGPIGPIGPTGIAGATGPTGQVGVTGETGATGASAQSEYAYIYNLDPEVVPIAADVTFSTNGPIGSTLVSHTPGTATITVNTSGVYEIGFSVSGVEPNQFTIFVNGIAVPGSTYGSGAGTQQNTGVTMVALLAGDAVTLRNFSSAAAVTLQTLAGGTETNVNASMTFLRLSN